One Lepidochelys kempii isolate rLepKem1 unplaced genomic scaffold, rLepKem1.hap2 scaffold_83, whole genome shotgun sequence genomic region harbors:
- the LOC140904833 gene encoding phospholipase A2 inhibitor and Ly6/PLAUR domain-containing protein-like, with the protein MLPRCSAHCSKHPGTMWVALPLCLLSALLATGSALQCEVCASREQSCSGPLQPCAPWEGTCVTVVAEIRLERSSMSYTGKSCLEPKNCEPGPFSLTYPHNVTVRANIACCDTDGCNAGAIPVPTVSSVPNGRQCPSILTVGPYHWNEKDVLACTGTEDHCVVESGIFFFGHIKMRNTAAGCGSPGACVKRVLVKKYAQGVPEILSHAKCFPAPRASGGIGEP; encoded by the exons atgcttcctCGCTGTTCTGCTCACTGCAGCAAACACCCGGGCACCatgtgggtggctctgcccctctgcctgctgtccgctctcctggccacag ggagcgctctgcaatgcgaggtgtgtgcgtccagagagcaatcgtgctccggccccctgcagccctgcgccccctggGAAGGGACTTGCGTCACCGTCGTGGCAGAGAtcaggctgg AGAGATCCTCCATGTCCTACACGGGTAAATCGTGCCTGGAGCCCAAGAACTGTGAGCCTGGCCCCTTCTCGCTGACCTACCCACACAATGTCACCGTGCGGGCGAACATCGCCTGCTGTGACACCGACGGCTGCAACgccggggccatcccag tgccaacTGTGAGCTCCGTCCCCAACGGCCGTCAGTGCCCGTCGATCCTCACAGTGGGGCCATATCACTGGAACGAGAAGGATGTCTTGGCCTGCACCGGCACCGAGGACCATTGTGTTGTGGAATCTGGgatatttttttttg GTCACATCAAAATGAGGAATACTGCGGCTGGATGTGGCTCCCCTGGCGCCTGCGTGAAGAGAGTGTTGGTGAAGAAATACGCCCAGGGCGTGCCGGAGATCCTGAGCCACGCCAAGTGcttcccagctcccagggccAGCGGAGGCAtcggggagccctga